One region of Strongyloides ratti genome assembly S_ratti_ED321, chromosome : X genomic DNA includes:
- a CDS encoding Lateral signaling target protein 2 homolog, protein MQTILKLVRKPRMDDWSPLAKFYYADEALNSITLELESFDGRRDQARCDQLVQRLRQAQDRLIHIIYEMIAIIFPNESDRASRDYRVKFPDEIIHDSLPGQLWFGAECLAAGSNIVDRETESEQIRPIAKTLTKHLDQMRELLKDQSLRNPHQYTDKIKASLKVFDYLFAEFEFHYVSAMVPVKSVKEHDAQLDIAVLFSETLNKAMQKKYITQDQIDMFDPNVMFAIPRLAIVWGLLYYPEGALNVDREPEELSEMFRQYCHLLLTMRSLLRDMSQEELRQLEMTLVTGECVTTTPKRNNDNTEASTSKKSTYDCDKKNNINLNEKNCSLSGEDTKNDNKLNIDSGSKISPISTQTSIDDRVEINHDAADDLSLLEAFHNMNLPEVYERYEKSIQKKSRRMYKDRNELIHRLFVCIAGVADQLQTNYSQDVRKLLKMVLQPNEIVPVYEVNGKTARVPENEEETGIEVQEETLPLSSFIVGVRWVPDEECDQCTSCNTSFSIIRRRHHCRNCGRIFCSYCSSNRLALPELGYDKKVRVCDMCYFYKNNPTVDSSFANIARNITTNTFTENNYSNGGSSNTSSSTTATIVRNCNHETEPTYTTSSTLASIHEPLDGNNSISA, encoded by the exons ATGCAAACTATATTGAAACTTGTGCGCAAACCGCGCATGGATGATTGGTCACCATTAGCCAAATTTTATTATGCTGATGAAGCTCTTAATTCAATAACACTTGAATTAGAATCATTTGATGGAAGAAGAGATCAAGCACGATGTGATCAATTGGTTCAACGTCTTCGCCAAGCACAAGATCGTCTTATTCATATCATTTATGAAATGATTGCAATTATTTTTCCAAATGAATCAGATCGTGCCAGTCGTGATTATCGTGTTAAATTTCCAGATGAAATAATTCATGATTCATTACCAGGTCAATTATGGTTTGGTGCTGAATGTCTTGCAGCTGGttcaaatattgttgatAGAGAAACAGAAAGTGAACAAATTCGTCCTATTGCAAAAACATTAACAAAACACCTTGATCAAATGagagaattattaaaagatcaGTCATTAAGAAATCCACATCAATATACAGACAAGATAAAAGCatctttaaaagtttttgacTACCTGTTTGCTGAATTTGAGTTTCA ttatgtAAGTGCTATGGTTCCAGTTAAAAGTGTAAAAGAACACGATGCACAACTTGATATTGCTGTCCTTTTCTCtgaaacattaaataaagcaatgcaaaaaaaatatattacacaAGATCAAATTGATATGTTCGATCCAAATGTAATGTTTGCAATACCTAGACTTGCTATTGTTTGGGGATTATTATATTACCCAGAAGGAGCTTTAAATGTAGATAGAGAACCTGAAGAATTATCTGAAATGTTTAGACAATATTGTCATTTACTTCTTACAATGAGATCACTTTTAAGAGATATGAGTCAAGAAGAATTGAGACAATTAGAAATGACACTTGTTACAGGTGAATGTGTTACAACTACTCCtaaaagaaataatgataatactGAAGCATCAACATCAAAAAAATCTACATATgattgtgataaaaaaaataatattaatttaaatgaaaaaaattgtagTCTTTCTGGAGAAGAtacaaaaaatgataataaattaaatattgacTCAGGATCAAAAATTAGTCCAATTTCTACTCAAACTTCAATTGATGATCGTGTTGAAATTAATCATGATGCAGCTGATGATTTAAGTCTTCTTGAAGCTTTTCATAATATGAATCTTCCTGAAGTTTATGAAAGATATGAAAAAtctatacaaaaaaaatcaagAAGAATGTATAAAGATAGAAATGAACTTATTCATAGATTGTTTGTTTGCATTGCTGGAGTTGCTGATCAACTTCAAACTAATTATTCTCAAGACGTGagaaaacttttaaaaatggttCTACAGCCAAATGAGATTGTTCCTGTTTATGAAGTAAATGGTAAAACTGCTCGTGTTCCAGAAAATGAAGAGGAAACAGGAATTGAAGTACAAGAGGAAACTTTACCTCTATCAAGTTTTATTGTCG gGGTTCGTTGGGTACCTGATGAAGAATGTGATCAATGTACCTCATGTAATACTTCTTTCAGTATTATAAGAAGAAGACATCATTGTAGAAATTGCGGAAGAATATTTTGTTCATATTGTTCATCAAATAGACTTGCTCTTCCAGAACTTggttatgataaaaaagttCGTGTTTGTGATAtgtgttatttttataaaaataacccAACAGTTGATTCATCATTTGCAAATATAGCAAGAAATATAACTACCAATACATTTactgaaaataattattcaaaTGGAGGATCCTCAAACACATCGTCTTCAACTACGGCTACAATCGTTCGCAATTGCAATCATGAAAC